The following are encoded together in the Drosophila sechellia strain sech25 chromosome 3R, ASM438219v1, whole genome shotgun sequence genome:
- the LOC6613916 gene encoding uncharacterized protein LOC6613916 yields MSSHYLNSCVKVPIDPCNNCPAPVYNRPKLCSLGGKKPPDQAHTSQPEAETPAWSSQMGVRSLAKFYDSIPDYCDVKHLHQAEFYSTLESLRSTSRELRSQAATAPTVERSASVSSSSVGHGKSKKRPSKGKKIKKRPLVLDPVPPPAILVIPDQQGRCVTHPVVHTPNSSCLSDEYDKCLRDLSRLKSFKEDFAVEVADFKRSLKSFEAEFRRPKSTSSNGTQTQTNKQSQTQNRCQKAANPGQHTAERAKCRREMLRRCFSVNDLQAISLEARSNPSKPAQPARSNYFPLSKQEEVPKIQIQSPTASSKRSSSASSAARGRGRRGRVRKPKPGSSVKDEKPLPPLSIYELPEEPVQRRTPSVSPLHPVSRLNLAATLRAEVSRKKVKELKNNCTYHDPRPQFDWEVRKTPAWKSLSLNESHKALLSIRLATRKAEQAFQERQYELHMELMRQRVKSAPLLLEGPTFWGPEVGKLTHTCRTEELRHSCEGSRQRRKKKSECPVPDADTKLQQLRKVYGSEKSCSRQSQRSKRSGRRPQGLTTETPSHDSGDDLCSVDRAFL; encoded by the exons ATGAGCTCGCACTATCTGAATTCCTGTGTGAAAGTGCCCATCGATCCGTGCAATAACTGTCCGGCTCCGGTATACAATCGGCCCAAGCTCTGCTCCCTTGGCGGAAAGAAGCCGCCCGACCAGGCTCACACTTCGCAGCCGGAGGCGGAGACACCTGCGTGGAGCAGCCAGATGGGGGTCAGGTCCCTAGCTAAGTTCTACGACAGTATACCAG ACTACTGTGATGTGAAGCACCTGCACCAAGCAGAGTTCTACTCCACTCTGGAGAGCCTGCGAAGCACCAGCCGTGAACTGCGATCTCAGGCAGCAACTGCTCCAACTGTGGAGCGAAGTGCCAGTGTCAGCAGCAGTTCTGTGGGTCATGGAAAGTCTAAGAAGCGGCCTTCCAAGGGGAAAAAGATAAAGAAACGTCCTTTGGTGCTGGATCCTGTTCCTCCGCCGGCAATCTTAGTGATCCCCGACCAACAGGGTAGATGCGTTACCCACCCAGTTGTCCATACTCCCAATTCCAGTTGCCTAAGCGACGAGTACGACAAGTGCCTTAGGGACTTGAGTCGTCTGAAAAGCTTTAAGGAGGACTTCGCTGTGGAGGTTGCGGATTTCAAGAGGTCCCTTAAGAGCTTCGAAGCGGAGTTCCGCAGGCCAAAGTCCACGAGTAGCAACGGTACTCAAACGCAAACCAACAAGCAGAGTCAGACGCAGAACCGCTGCCAGAAGGCTGCCAATCCTGGCCAGCACACGGCAGAACGAGCCAAGTGCCGAAGGGAAATGCTGCGTAGGTGCTTCAGTGTCAATGATCTGCAGGCGATTAGCTTAGAGGCTCGTTCGAATCCTTCCAAACCCGCTCAGCCTGCGCGAAGCAACTATTTTCCACTCAGCAAACAGGAGGAAGTTCCCAAGATACAGATTCAATCGCCCACCGCCTCGTCGAAGCGAAGTAGTAGTGCTTCCAGCGCAGCAAGAGGTCGAGGAAGACGCGGTAGAGTAAGGAAACCAAAGCCAGGGTCTAGCGTAAAGGATGAGAAGCCACTACCACCGCTGAGCATCTATGAGTTGCCAGAGGAACCGGTCCAGAGAAGAACGCCCAGTGTGTCACCGCTGCACCCGGTATCTCGTCTCAATCTCGCGGCAACATTAAGGGCTGAAGTATCTAGGAAGAAGGTTAAGGAGCTGAAGAACAACTGCACCTATCATGATCCTCGCccgcaattcgattgggaggTGAGGAAAACGCCGGCTTGGAAATCACTGTCCTTGAA CGAATCCCACAAGGCCTTGCTCTCCATTCGGCTGGCCACTCGTAAGGCAGAGCAGGCTTTTCAGGAGCGCCAGTACGAACTGCATATGGAGTTGATGCGTCAACGGGTGAAATCCGCTCCCCTTCTTCTGGAAGGACCCACGTTCTGGGGCCCGGAAGTGGGCAAGCTCACCCATACCTGCAGGACCGAGGAACTGCGTCATTCGTGTGAGGGCAGCCGGCAACGTAGGAAGAAAAAGTCCGAGTGTCCTGTTCCCGATGCGGATACTAAACTGCAGCAACTGCGTAAGGTCTATGGCTCAGAAAAGTCTTGTTCGAGGCAGTCTCAACGAAGCAAGCGGTCCGGACGACGTCCGCAGGGGCTGACGACCGAGACGCCCAGCCACGACAGCGGTGACGACCTGTGCAGCGTAGATCGAGCTTTCCTCTAG
- the LOC6613917 gene encoding enolase-phosphatase E1 isoform X1, giving the protein MSSGERVAKVVLVDIEGTTTSISFVHDVLFPYAKQNVEKFLRDFWKEDDIKHIVQDLQQVPKFADYKALLSAPPTEVDIELIAGFVRYLIDQDLKVTPMKTLQGLIWAQGYANGELKGHVYEDVPAAFEAWRAAGLRIAVYSSGSVAAQKLIFGHSLAGNLQPHLSAYFDTHVGHKQEQQSYENIAKQLKEDPKQILFLTDIPGEAAAACSAGLQAIILQRPGNAALADDQKASFELIPDFKPLHNLKLPINKSQA; this is encoded by the exons ATGTCGTCCGGTGAACGAGTGGCCAAAGTGGTGCTGGTGGACATCGAGGGCACCACCACTTCGATTAGCTTTGTGCACGATGTCCTGTTTCCCTACGCCAAGCAGAATGTGGAGAAGTTTCTGAGGGATTTCTGGAAAGAAGATGATATAAAGCACATTGTCCAGGATCTGCAGCAAGTGCCCAAGTTTGCGGACTACAAGGCCCTGCTAAGTGCTCCTCCCACAGAAGTAGATATAGAACTGATTGCAGGCTTTGTGCGCTATCTAATTGATCAGGATCTGAAGGTCACGCCAATGAAAACGCTGCAGGGCTTGATTTGGGCGCAGGGCTACGCTAATGGAGAGCTGAAGGGCCA tGTATACGAAGACGTCCCTGCAGCTTTTGAGGCTTGGCGTGCTGCTGGCCTCCGTATTGCAGTCTACTCCAGCGGCAGTGTGGCTGCCCAAAAGCTAATATTCGGGCATAGTTTGGCCGGGAACCTGCAGCCGCACTTGAGTGCTTATTTCGACACCCATGTGGGACACAAACAGGAACAGCAATCCTATGAAAACATTGCCAAGCAATTGAAGGAGGACCCGAAGCAGATACTCTTTCTCACGGATATTCCAGGAG aaGCGGCCGCCGCTTGCTCTGCTGGTTTGCAAGCCATAATTCTGCAGCGTCCTGGAAACGCCGCCTTAGCAGACGATCAAAAAGCTAGCTTCGAGTTGATTCCGGACTTTAAACCACTTCACAACCTGAAACTGCCGATTAATAAATCCCAGGCTTAG
- the LOC6613920 gene encoding egl nine homolog 1 isoform X1: protein MTRGRGKVRDSASHSGSHSASKSAMDPPRCSICGTQQQLLRCAKCKAVYYCSPAHQHLHWPDHRTECRLLTRQKLNSSNNNKHQQLQQQQQQRQQIQQLQQAVASANLEGSGAGANCSTAQMMTPAHQAQSWPAEVDNLLNLLGQPGSQEKAAAAETEAGQRQQQHQHHHHHGEKSSSYQIGLADVSFMGSGSERRYEDLCRNIISDMNQYGLSVVDDFLGMETGLKILNEVRSMYNAGAFQDGQVVTNQTPDAPAVRGDKIRGDKIKWVGGNEPGCSNVWYLTNQIDSVVYRVNTMKDNGILGNYHIRERTRAMVACYPGSGTHYVMHVDNPQKDGRVITAIYYLNINWDARESGGILRIRPTPGTTVADIEPKFDRLIFFWSDIRNPHEVQPAHRTRYAITVWYFDAKEREEALIRAKLENSKTNNLAAQAQAQQAEPDSTTTPPAAPASSASSLPASMSTGTGALNANVSSNSCATSSEICT, encoded by the exons ATGACCAGGGGTCGCGGAAAGGTCAGGGATTCAGCAAGCCATTCCGGCTCCCACTCCGCATCCAAATCGGCCATGGACCCGCCGCGCTGCTCCATCTGCGGCActcagcagcagctgctgcgcTGCGCCAAGTGCAAGGCCGTCTACTACTGCTCCCCCGCCCACCAGCATCTCCATTGGCCCGACCACCGCACCGAGTGCCGCCTCCTGACCCGCCAAAAgctcaacagcagcaacaacaacaagcatcagcaactccagcagcagcagcagcagcggcagcagatccagcaactgcaacaagcTGTGGCATCTGCCAATCTGGAAGGCAGCGGCGCCGGCGCCAACTGCTCAACCGCCCAGATGATGACGCCTGCCCACCAGGCGCAGAGTTGGCCCGCCGAGGTAGACAACCTGCTGAATCTCCTCGGGCAGCCAGGCAGCCAAGAGAAGGCGGCAGctgcggaaacggaagcgggtcaaaggcagcagcagcaccagcatcatcaccatcatggCGAAAAGAGCTCCAGCTATCAAATCGGTCTGGCGGATGTCAGCTTCATGGGATCAGGAAG TGAGCGCCGCTATGAGGATCTGTGCCGCAACATCATCAGCGACATGAACCAGTATGGTCTGTCCGTGGTGGACGACTTCCTGGGCATGGAGACGGGCCTGAAGATCCTCAACGAGGTTCGAAGCATGTACAACGCAGGAGCCTTCCAAGATGGACAAGTGGTGACCAACCAGACGCCCGATGCACCCGCGGTGCGCGGTGACAAGATCCGAGGCGACAAGATCAAGTGGGTTGGTGGCAATGAGCCGGGCTGCAGCAATGTCTGGTATCTGACCAATCAG ATTGACTCTGTGGTGTATCGTGTCAACACGATGAAGGATAATGGCATCTTGGGCAACTACCACATAAGGGAGCGCACGAGG GCAATGGTCGCCTGTTATCCCGGATCGGGAACTCACTACGTCATGCATGTGGACAATCCCCAAAAGGATGGCCGTGTTATAACGGCCATATACTACCTGAATATCAACTGGGATGCGCGGGAAAGTGGCGGCATTCTGCG AATTCGGCCAACACCCGGAACCACAGTGGCGGATATTGAGCCCAAGTTTGATCGGCTGATATTCTTCTGGTCTGACATTCGGAATCCCCACGAAGTGCAGCCCGCTCACCGTACCCGCTATGCCATCACCGTCTGGTACTTCGATGCCAAGGAGCGCGAGGAGGCCCTTATTAGGGCCAAACTGGAAAACAGCAAGACGAACAATCTGGCAGCTCAAGCCCAAGCCCAACAGGCTGAACCAGACTCCACCACCACACCACCCGCAGCACCAGCTTCATCCGCATCCAGTCTGCCGGCTAGCATGTCCACGGGAACGGGAGCGCTGAACGCCAATGTTTCGAGTAATTCCTGCGCCACCAGCAGCGAAATATGCACGTAA
- the LOC6613925 gene encoding TLD domain-containing protein 2 isoform X20, whose amino-acid sequence MGLHEKLRKFHHHHRSPCQRILGVLSMSTDEYRKTSLFATGSFDLDFPIPDLIGKTEILTEEHREKLCSHLPARAEGYSWSLIFSTSQHGFALNSLYRKMARLESPVLIVIEDTEHNVFGALTSCSLHVSDHFYGTGESLLYKFNPSFKVFHWTGENMYFIKGNMESLSIGAGDGRFGLWLDGDLNQGRSQQCSTYGNEPLAPQEDFVIKTLECWAFV is encoded by the exons ATGGGATTGCACGAAAAACTGCGAAAGTTTCACCATCATCACAGGAGTCCCTGCCAGCGAATTTTAGGG GTGCTGTCAATGAGCACAGATGAATATCGCAAGACCTCGCTCTTTGCCACCGGTTCCTTCGACCTGGACTTCCCCATACCAGACCTGATCGGCAAGACAGAAATCCTCACAGAGGAGCATCG CGAGAAGCTCTGCTCACATCTGCCGGCTAGAGCCGAGGGATACTCCTGGTCCTTGATCTTCAGCACCTCACAACATGGTTTCGCCCTGAACTCCCTGTACCGCAAAATGGCGCGTCTGGAGAGTCCAGTTCTGATTGTCATTGAGGATACGGAGCACAAC GTATTTGGTGCCCTCACCTCCTGCTCACTGCATGTGTCGGATCACTTTTACGGCACCGGTGAGTCCCTGCTCTACAAGTTTAACCCCAGCTTCAAGGTGTTCCATTGGACTGGCGAGAATATGTACTTCATCAAAGGCAACATGGAAAGCCTTTCGATTGGCGCTGGAGA CGGTCGTTTTGGCCTGTGGCTGGATGGTGACCTGAACCAGGGACGATCGCAGCAGTGCAGCACATACGGCAATGAGCCTCTGGCGCCACAAGAAGACTTTGTTATCAAAACACTCGAATGCTGGGCATTTGTTTAA
- the LOC6613921 gene encoding C-type lectin 37Da, giving the protein MQKIFVNLILFLTYLSLGRAKEKYTTFVISGNPHNLAVNSTPFIRIDDGYYNFRQDKVNWYVAYENCRKLGSELVTFETAEEFDAVTGYLKNKGERSEHWTSGNDLGKQGTHNWFADATPININRWAPKQPDNAGGNEHCIHLGYIYGDSKDIQLNDRPCNNVKSLFKYVCEAKQETVSIVVWK; this is encoded by the exons ATGCAGAAGATCTTCgtcaatttaattttgtttctgACTTATTTGAGCCTTGGGAGGGCCAAAGAGAAGTACACAACATTTGTGATTTCTG GAAACCCACATAACTTGGCTGTTAACTCGACCCCCTTTATAAGGATTGATGACGGCTACTACAACTTCCGACAGGACAAAGTAAATTGGTACGTCGCCTATGAGAACTGTCGCAAGTTGGGATCCGAACTGGTGACCTTCGAAACGGCCGAAGAGTTCGACGCTGTGACTGGCTACCTAAAAAACAAGGGAGAGCGCTCGGAGCATTGGACGTCTGGAAATGATCTGGGGAAACAGGGAACCCACAATTGGTTTGCCGATGCCACGCCTATAAACATCAATCGCTGGGCACCCAAACAACCCGACAATGCAGGAGGAAATGAGCATTGTATACACTTGGGATACATTTACGGAGACTCAAAGGATATTCAGCTGAATGATCGACCCTGTAACAACGTCAAAAGcctatttaaatatgtttgtGAGGCGAAACAGGAAACTGTTTCCATTGTCGTGTGGAAGTAG
- the LOC6613925 gene encoding TLD domain-containing protein 2 isoform X21, protein MSAKTMKISKIAKYIKKRVLSMSTDEYRKTSLFATGSFDLDFPIPDLIGKTEILTEEHREKLCSHLPARAEGYSWSLIFSTSQHGFALNSLYRKMARLESPVLIVIEDTEHNVFGALTSCSLHVSDHFYGTGESLLYKFNPSFKVFHWTGENMYFIKGNMESLSIGAGDGRFGLWLDGDLNQGRSQQCSTYGNEPLAPQEDFVIKTLECWAFV, encoded by the exons GTGCTGTCAATGAGCACAGATGAATATCGCAAGACCTCGCTCTTTGCCACCGGTTCCTTCGACCTGGACTTCCCCATACCAGACCTGATCGGCAAGACAGAAATCCTCACAGAGGAGCATCG CGAGAAGCTCTGCTCACATCTGCCGGCTAGAGCCGAGGGATACTCCTGGTCCTTGATCTTCAGCACCTCACAACATGGTTTCGCCCTGAACTCCCTGTACCGCAAAATGGCGCGTCTGGAGAGTCCAGTTCTGATTGTCATTGAGGATACGGAGCACAAC GTATTTGGTGCCCTCACCTCCTGCTCACTGCATGTGTCGGATCACTTTTACGGCACCGGTGAGTCCCTGCTCTACAAGTTTAACCCCAGCTTCAAGGTGTTCCATTGGACTGGCGAGAATATGTACTTCATCAAAGGCAACATGGAAAGCCTTTCGATTGGCGCTGGAGA CGGTCGTTTTGGCCTGTGGCTGGATGGTGACCTGAACCAGGGACGATCGCAGCAGTGCAGCACATACGGCAATGAGCCTCTGGCGCCACAAGAAGACTTTGTTATCAAAACACTCGAATGCTGGGCATTTGTTTAA
- the LOC6613923 gene encoding uncharacterized protein LOC6613923: MSTHQYSLGRLARRGFSLRMNTLAGTLQRHYHPRSRPCLPQSVGQVGERSKPALKPYDFHRNRVRKFAGERKTLVDRVRGMGPSLGHAKLVPPKVYGKARLFSSESTLCSRLQHLEKQENEEYSGREVQPTHTASLSATQQRYNQAAGIGKGMAMQTAKDISQSIQEELMVVDADTRDMLTCDTSRKALRDYHDHMAKRSKNSVDPMQGWKHPKNLKYLSYIPAESSTSNPAAQPDDEAQRQMRPRRRQMVIGHAVRNFDALANPPLQLGIGPKYEMYTSNAKEMFSEHRSELRPHTSWHKPKPAAEDKPEDQLMDVSMVRPERPDITVARRLWKNEEDAPEPNSWYEQPKAEREFLKQTFLGAAKSRRKLGQSQLDELHHESSDNAAQISASQQVINQKYAAFRRSEKGNQKQIVESVNPTPQLKPHQRTFPEPRDKRRRRGTSNQAVERQAAPRFYAGNGPPAAEEDEDEKGDSRESNWPSPSNSVLPSSSRSESRLQTEHRARGQGVMGERRAPNNSMETETAAEDSDIAMPPSYKKESAVQRLGKASSRQNSRAFNSY, encoded by the coding sequence ATGAGTACCCATCAGTATAGCCTGGGGAGGCTGGCCCGCCGAGGCTTCAGCCTGCGGATGAATACGCTGGCCGGCACACTGCAAAGGCATTACCACCCCCGGAGCAGGCCATGTTTGCCCCAGAGCGTGGGCCAGGTGGGCGAACGGTCCAAGCCAGCGTTGAAGCCCTACGACTTCCACCGAAACCGGGTGCGTAAGTTTGCCGGGGAGAGGAAGACGCTGGTCGACCGGGTGCGAGGCATGGGCCCCAGCCTGGGACATGCCAAGTTGGTGCCCCCAAAGGTGTACGGCAAGGCGCGGCTGTTCTCCTCCGAAAGCACCCTCTGCAGTCGCTTGCAGCATCTGGAAAAGCAGGAGAACGAGGAGTATTCGGGCCGGGAGGTCCAGCCGACGCACACAGCCTCATTGTCGGCCACCCAGCAGAGGTACAATCAGGCGGCAGGAATCGGCAAGGGCATGGCCATGCAGACGGCCAAAGATATCAGCCAGTCCATTCAGGAGGAGCTGATGGTGGTGGACGCCGACACGCGCGACATGCTTACCTGCGATACCAGTCGCAAGGCGCTGCGCGACTACCACGACCACATGGCCAAGCGGTCGAAGAACTCTGTCGATCCCATGCAGGGTTGGAAGCATCCAAAGAACCTCAAGTATCTCTCCTATATCCCGGCCGAGAGCAGTACCAGTAACCCAGCAGCCCAACCCGACGATGAAGCCCAACGGCAGATGAGGCCACGTCGCCGCCAGATGGTCATAGGTCATGCCGTTCGAAATTTCGACGCCCTAGCCAATCCCCCGCTTCAGCTCGGCATCGGACCCAAGTACGAGATGTATACCTCCAATGCCAAGGAGATGTTCTCGGAGCATCGCAGCGAGCTGCGTCCGCACACAAGTTGGCACAAGCCAAAGCCAGCCGCCGAGGACAAGCCCGAGGATCAGCTTATGGACGTGTCGATGGTCCGACCAGAGCGTCCGGATATCACAGTGGCCAGGCGCCTCTGGAAGAACGAGGAGGACGCACCCGAGCCGAATTCGTGGTACGAGCAGCCCAAAGCAGAGCGCGAATTCTTAAAGCAGACCTTCCTTGGCGCAGCCAAGAGTCGCCGGAAGCTGGGACAGTCCCAGTTGGACGAACTCCACCACGAGTCGTCGGACAATGCGGCCCAGATTAGTGCCTCCCAGCAGGTGATTAACCAGAAGTACGCCGCCTTCCGCAGGTCGGAAAAGGGAAAtcagaagcaaattgtagagTCAGTGAATCCAACGCCGCAGCTCAAGCCTCATCAAAGGACCTTTCCGGAGCCCCGGGACAAGCGCAGAAGGCGTGGAACTTCAAATCAGGCCGTCGAACGACAAGCTGCACCACGGTTTTATGCGGGGAACGGCCCACCAGCTGCGGAAGAAGATGAGGATGAGAAGGGGGACTCCAGAGAGTCCAATTGGCCATCGCCCAGTAACTCGGTGCTCCCGTCATCCTCGCGTAGCGAGTCTCGCCTTCAAACGGAGCACAGGGCACGTGGGCAGGGTGTCATGGGCGAGAGGCGAGCTCCCAATAACTCGATGGAAACTGAAACCGCCGCGGAGGACAGCGATATCGCTATGCCGCCAAGTTACAAGAAGGAGTCGGCCGTCCAACGCCTGGGAAAAGCTTCTTCCAGGCAGAACAGCCGCGCCTTCAACAGCTACTGA
- the LOC6613920 gene encoding egl nine homolog 1 isoform X2: MITSTTTDYKNFFKHPAHPSNAEQYFRELLDKRERRYEDLCRNIISDMNQYGLSVVDDFLGMETGLKILNEVRSMYNAGAFQDGQVVTNQTPDAPAVRGDKIRGDKIKWVGGNEPGCSNVWYLTNQIDSVVYRVNTMKDNGILGNYHIRERTRAMVACYPGSGTHYVMHVDNPQKDGRVITAIYYLNINWDARESGGILRIRPTPGTTVADIEPKFDRLIFFWSDIRNPHEVQPAHRTRYAITVWYFDAKEREEALIRAKLENSKTNNLAAQAQAQQAEPDSTTTPPAAPASSASSLPASMSTGTGALNANVSSNSCATSSEICT, from the exons ATGATAACCTCCACAACCACGGACTACAAAAACTTTTTCAAACACCCGGCACATCCTTCCAATGCTGAACAATACTTTCGGGAACTTTTGGACAAGCG TGAGCGCCGCTATGAGGATCTGTGCCGCAACATCATCAGCGACATGAACCAGTATGGTCTGTCCGTGGTGGACGACTTCCTGGGCATGGAGACGGGCCTGAAGATCCTCAACGAGGTTCGAAGCATGTACAACGCAGGAGCCTTCCAAGATGGACAAGTGGTGACCAACCAGACGCCCGATGCACCCGCGGTGCGCGGTGACAAGATCCGAGGCGACAAGATCAAGTGGGTTGGTGGCAATGAGCCGGGCTGCAGCAATGTCTGGTATCTGACCAATCAG ATTGACTCTGTGGTGTATCGTGTCAACACGATGAAGGATAATGGCATCTTGGGCAACTACCACATAAGGGAGCGCACGAGG GCAATGGTCGCCTGTTATCCCGGATCGGGAACTCACTACGTCATGCATGTGGACAATCCCCAAAAGGATGGCCGTGTTATAACGGCCATATACTACCTGAATATCAACTGGGATGCGCGGGAAAGTGGCGGCATTCTGCG AATTCGGCCAACACCCGGAACCACAGTGGCGGATATTGAGCCCAAGTTTGATCGGCTGATATTCTTCTGGTCTGACATTCGGAATCCCCACGAAGTGCAGCCCGCTCACCGTACCCGCTATGCCATCACCGTCTGGTACTTCGATGCCAAGGAGCGCGAGGAGGCCCTTATTAGGGCCAAACTGGAAAACAGCAAGACGAACAATCTGGCAGCTCAAGCCCAAGCCCAACAGGCTGAACCAGACTCCACCACCACACCACCCGCAGCACCAGCTTCATCCGCATCCAGTCTGCCGGCTAGCATGTCCACGGGAACGGGAGCGCTGAACGCCAATGTTTCGAGTAATTCCTGCGCCACCAGCAGCGAAATATGCACGTAA
- the LOC6613919 gene encoding probable mitochondrial import inner membrane translocase subunit Tim17 4, giving the protein MEYNRQPCPIRIVEDCGCAFMMGTMGGSLFQYLKGFRNAPSGLRRGLYGGIESVRLRTPVIAGSFAIWGATFSTVDCVMVSYRQREDSWNAIVSGAATGGILAARNGIRAMANSAFVGCLVLAMLEGAGAAVATIHASDGGVKAEEGLITVDQQMQRPQWETAVAGSNLTGAEFERVLDECRAYRAHNKIQQPICSDAVEGKGLGQLMKPIRSLVDLVKLAEIV; this is encoded by the coding sequence ATGGAGTACAATCGCCAGCCGTGTCCCATCAGGATTGTAGAGGATTGCGGGTGCGCCTTTATGATGGGCACCATGGGAGGATCGTTGTTCCAGTACCTGAAGGGATTCCGAAACGCTCCGTCCGGTCTTCGACGTGGCTTGTACGGCGGTATAGAATCGGTGAGGTTGCGGACACCGGTCATAGCCGGCAGCTTTGCCATTTGGGGCGCCACCTTCAGCACGGTAGACTGCGTCATGGTCTCGTACCGCCAGAGGGAGGATTCCTGGAACGCGATTGTCAGCGGAGCGGCCACTGGCGGGATTTTAGCCGCCCGGAATGGAATTCGAGCCATGGCCAACAGTGCCTTTGTGGGCTGCCTTGTTTTGGCCATGCTCGAgggagctggagcagcagtGGCCACGATTCATGCGTCGGATGGAGGAGTCAAAGCAGAGGAGGGCCTAATCACTGTTGACCAGCAAATGCAGAGACCCCAGTGGGAGACAGCCGTTGCTGGTTCGAACCTAACTGGGGCGGAGTTCGAGCGGGTGTTGGATGAATGTCGGGCATACAGGGCACACAACAAGATACAGCAGCCCATATGTTCGGATGCAGTGGAGGGTAAGGGACTGGGGCAACTGATGAAGCCAATTCGCTCGTTGGTCGATCTGGTAAAGCTGGCCGAAATCGTCTGA
- the LOC6613917 gene encoding enolase-phosphatase E1 isoform X2 yields MYAMLSGILRAGEYCVYEDVPAAFEAWRAAGLRIAVYSSGSVAAQKLIFGHSLAGNLQPHLSAYFDTHVGHKQEQQSYENIAKQLKEDPKQILFLTDIPGEAAAACSAGLQAIILQRPGNAALADDQKASFELIPDFKPLHNLKLPINKSQA; encoded by the exons atgtatGCCATGCTATCTGGAATTCTCCGTGCGGGAGAATATTG tGTATACGAAGACGTCCCTGCAGCTTTTGAGGCTTGGCGTGCTGCTGGCCTCCGTATTGCAGTCTACTCCAGCGGCAGTGTGGCTGCCCAAAAGCTAATATTCGGGCATAGTTTGGCCGGGAACCTGCAGCCGCACTTGAGTGCTTATTTCGACACCCATGTGGGACACAAACAGGAACAGCAATCCTATGAAAACATTGCCAAGCAATTGAAGGAGGACCCGAAGCAGATACTCTTTCTCACGGATATTCCAGGAG aaGCGGCCGCCGCTTGCTCTGCTGGTTTGCAAGCCATAATTCTGCAGCGTCCTGGAAACGCCGCCTTAGCAGACGATCAAAAAGCTAGCTTCGAGTTGATTCCGGACTTTAAACCACTTCACAACCTGAAACTGCCGATTAATAAATCCCAGGCTTAG
- the LOC6613925 gene encoding TLD domain-containing protein 2 isoform X22, with protein sequence MKMCELIVSHGLDREVLSMSTDEYRKTSLFATGSFDLDFPIPDLIGKTEILTEEHREKLCSHLPARAEGYSWSLIFSTSQHGFALNSLYRKMARLESPVLIVIEDTEHNVFGALTSCSLHVSDHFYGTGESLLYKFNPSFKVFHWTGENMYFIKGNMESLSIGAGDGRFGLWLDGDLNQGRSQQCSTYGNEPLAPQEDFVIKTLECWAFV encoded by the exons GTGCTGTCAATGAGCACAGATGAATATCGCAAGACCTCGCTCTTTGCCACCGGTTCCTTCGACCTGGACTTCCCCATACCAGACCTGATCGGCAAGACAGAAATCCTCACAGAGGAGCATCG CGAGAAGCTCTGCTCACATCTGCCGGCTAGAGCCGAGGGATACTCCTGGTCCTTGATCTTCAGCACCTCACAACATGGTTTCGCCCTGAACTCCCTGTACCGCAAAATGGCGCGTCTGGAGAGTCCAGTTCTGATTGTCATTGAGGATACGGAGCACAAC GTATTTGGTGCCCTCACCTCCTGCTCACTGCATGTGTCGGATCACTTTTACGGCACCGGTGAGTCCCTGCTCTACAAGTTTAACCCCAGCTTCAAGGTGTTCCATTGGACTGGCGAGAATATGTACTTCATCAAAGGCAACATGGAAAGCCTTTCGATTGGCGCTGGAGA CGGTCGTTTTGGCCTGTGGCTGGATGGTGACCTGAACCAGGGACGATCGCAGCAGTGCAGCACATACGGCAATGAGCCTCTGGCGCCACAAGAAGACTTTGTTATCAAAACACTCGAATGCTGGGCATTTGTTTAA